In Trichoderma asperellum chromosome 1, complete sequence, a single window of DNA contains:
- a CDS encoding uncharacterized protein (EggNog:ENOG41), with the protein MGYDDCIEFSSSIDNISVLFPCGYCAQQRLHCEVAHGGTFLGACTSCIAQGRVCDFTTDTSVTEAQQESFLESPVSADDDTNPLKQPLINSHDGSESSTELHESLGENSAKHVGNNPKVGARFSREALRVLRNWLLSNHRHPYPNNEEKENLVRQTGLSKTQISNWVANARRRGKVRTPSSGSSSPYRDPNGINIPRSVTPAMREMSPMERWQHSPPDQEPASITDIATAALSSEFTGGIGRSLTGYNDVEDPFAGSADQLSSASSSKTSNSSKGSFASAYSHVSRGSFESLTSLRSRGRRRRRRQIPKAVDISTILPSIYTYQCTFCTETFKTKHDWQRHEKSLHLSLERWVCTPYGPIQFFSERNCLACVYCGSKNPSLEHTEQHNDFVCTERSLDGKTFYRKDHLRQHLNIVHGVKFQKWPMNGWKASTPKIRSRCGFCGILMDTWDSRVEHLAQHFKSGKSMAHWKGDWGFAEDVLKVVENGMPPYLIHHERNTLNPYEASKDEIRSNKTLEDYVKLWLVDYIRDLGSAGVTPTDDQLLIEAQRIVRKADTEDTSLTGPDISWFRDLIMLCKPSYDTTQSLINEGSRKPVNNLSWITQIEKIKAFKSANSSLSIIGCEKEKILNDYVKCKQALGQTPTDAELQIQACKAIDDVEPKSNFKSGEAVQWFKFLINSSTNWLSEFKRRAGLPPNMGKDGGIQLIANSGITAYNPFEIQENSIHENPLQQFTEGVLEQHMQRDPHIDIYNAGDSASQAGSTKPDYLNTFQGRTSLEMDASLPALEIREQTLPNQNSDPGAKIMISPQTSHWGFSDEAIDGTLPIKANDNIPASSVQISQHNNSENEPPRYFLSDVNCYGRLEKELTRFVASCLSPNNPLQHIPSDEEIQHQARWIIYDDDDPWNQTAADNAEWLARFKHDAGLIPSGEFGLSPVSPPRPWTVKDGGTGFQPPFVKPRAGKHIEFSEDTFVYIDNRPYNVSKDTAERYVHALCEGQFRFPASVFCSRELEDGLNAYIEECIMSLTIPTDDDLRTKAREILGVDRTAADDPKLLQTFKSMHTLWRTQANGERNLLPPEVYPDNVAAGFMNGVDVLIPHTQQMSTIDPVAEVSYTLGP; encoded by the exons ATGGGCTATGATGATTGTATAGAATTCTCCTCAAGCATCGATAACATAAGCGTCTTGTTTCCATGCGGGTACTGCGCTCAGCAACGCCTCCATTGCGAGGTGGCTCACGGGGGTACCTTTCTTGGTGCCTGTACGTCATGTATAGCCCAGGGAAGGGTTTGTGATTTTACGACCGACACCAGCGTGACTGAGGCTCAACAAGAATCCTTTTTGGAATCTCCAGTCTCGGCTGACGATGATACGAACCCGTTGAAGCAGCCGTTGATCAATTCTCACGATGGCTCAGAATCTAGCACCGAACTTCATGAATCACTGGGAGAGAACTCAGCTAAACACGTCGGAAACAATCCCAAGGTCGGCGCCAGATTTTCGCGAGAGGCACTTCGAGTTCTCAGGAATTGGCTGCTCTCTAACCATCGTCACCCCTACCCAAAcaatgaagagaaggagaaccTGGTCCGTCAAACGGGCTTAAGCAAAACACAAATTAGCAATTGGGTGGCAAACGCCCGACGAAGAGGCAAAGTTCGAACTCCAAGCTCTGGCTCATCAAGTCCATATCGGGACCCCAATGGCATTAATATTCCACGAAGCGTCACTCCCGCTATGAGAGAGATGAGCCCTATGGAACGATGGCAGCATTCTCCACCTGACCAAGAACCTGCTTCCATAACTGACATTGCCACCGCAGCCTTATCTTCAGAGTTCACGGGCGGAATCGGCCGCTCGCTTACTGGTTACAACGATGTCGAGGACCCGTTTGCGGGCTCTGCCGATCAGCTCTCATCTGCCAGCAGTTCGAAAACATCAAACTCTAGCAAGGGCTCTTTTGCTTCAGCTTACTCCCACGTATCTCGTGGATCTTTCGAGTCTTTAACCTCGCTGAGAAGTCGAGGACGACGTCGTCGACGTCGCCAGATCCCCAAAGCCGTTGATATCTCGACCATACTGCCGTCTATCTACACGTACCAGTGCACATTCTGCACTGAAACTTTCAAGACGAAACATGACTGGCAAAGACATGAAAAATCGCTACATCTGTCTCTCGAACGATGGGTCTGTACACCGTATGGGCCGATACAGTTCTTCAGCGAAAGGAATTGCTTGGCATGCGTATACTGTGGATCTAAGAATCCGTCGCTAGAACATACCGAACAACATAATGATTTTGTTTGCACTGAAAGATCGCTAGATGGAAAGACTTTCTATAGGAAAGATCATCTTCGCCAGCATTTGAATATCGTTCACGGTGTCAAATTTCAGAAGTGGCCTATGAATGGCTGGAAAGCATCTACACCAAAAATTCGATCCAGATGCGGGTTCTGCGGTATTTTGATGGACACTTGGGATTCGCGTGTGGAACATCTGGCACAACATTTCAAGAGTGGTAAATCAATGGCACACTGGAAAGGAGATTGGGGATTTGCCGAAGACGTACTGAAGGTTGTTGAAAATGGAATGCCACCat ATCTCATTCACCACGAACGTAATACCCTTAATCCGTACGAAGCCTCCAAAGATGAGATCCGTTCCAACAAGACGCTAGAAGACTATGTCAAGTTATGGCTGGTTGACTACATTAGAGATTTAGGATCGGCCGGGGTGACACCTACGGACGATCAACTTCTTATTGAAGCACAGAGAATTGTACGAAAAGCCGACACGGAGGACACGTCGCTCACAGGTCCTGATATCTCATGGTTCCGCGATCTAATCATGCTTTGCAAGCCGTCGTACGACACTACTCAAAGTTTAATCAACGAGGGAAGCCGAAAACCAGTCAATAATCTTTCTTGGATAACGCAAATCGAGAAgataaaagcatttaaatcTGCTAATTCTAGCTTGAGCATTATCGGATgcgaaaaggagaagatatTGAACGACTATGTGAAATGCAAACAAGCATTAGGCCAGACTCCTACAGATGCTGAACTGCAGATCCAGGCCTGCAAGGCTATAGACGACGTCGAGCCCAAGTCGAATTTTAAGAGTGGAGAGGCTGTTCAATGGTTCAAGTTCTTGATTAACTCCTCAACAAATTGGCTCTCAGAATTTAAACGTCGAGCGGGCTTACCGCCAAATATGGGGAAAGATGGTGGAATTCAACTAATAGCCAATAGCGGCATCACAGCATACAATCCATTCGAGATACAGGAAAATTCAATACACGAGAACCCACTGCAACAGTTTACCGAAGGGGTACTAGAACAGCATATGCAACGCGACCCGCACATCGATATATACAATGCTGGTGATTCTGCCAGCCAGGCTGGATCGACTAAGCCAGATTACTTGAATACCTTCCAGGGCCGCACCAGCTTGGAAATGGATGCTTCACTGCCGGCACTAGAAATCAGAGAACAAACATTACCTAATCAAAACAGCGATCCTGGAGCCAAAATAATGATTTCTCCCCAGACGTCACACTGGGGTTTCTCGGACGAAGCCATTGATGGTACCTTGCCAATAAAGGCAAACGATAACATACCGGCTTCTTCGGTACAAATATCCCAACATAATAATTCTGAAAATGAGCCACCGCGATATTTTCTAAGCGATGTCAATTGTTATGGGAGACTAGAAAAAGAACTCACTCGATTCGTAGCGAGTTGCTTAAGCCCAAACAACCCTCTTCAACAT ATTCCCTCTGATGAAGAGATCCAACACCAAGCTCGCTGGATTATctatgacgatgacgatccGTGGAATCAGACTGCTGCTGATAATGCCGAGTGGCTTGCTCGTTTCAAACACGACGCTGGTCTAATCCCCTCTGGAGAATTTGGCCTATCACCAGTTTCCCCTCCTCGGCCATGGACAGTGAAAGACGGCGGAACAGGGTTCCAACCACCGTTCGTGAAACCAAGAGCGGGCAAACACATAGAATTCTCAGAAGATACATTCGTATACATTGACAACCGACCCTACAACGTCAGCAAAGATACAGCGGAGCGCTATGTACATGCTCTCTGTGAAGGACAATTCCGATTCCCTGCCTCAGTGTTCTGCTCGCGGGAGCTTGAGGACGGATTGAATGCCTACATCGAGGAGTGCATTATGAGTTTAACCATCCCCACGGATGATGATTTACGTACTAAGGCGCGCGAAATCCTTGGCGTAGATCGCACCGCAGCCGACGATCCCAAGTTGCTTCAGACCTTCAAGTCGATGCATACGCTTTGGCGAACGCAAGCTAACGGCGAAAGGAACTTGTTGCCACCAGAAGTATATCCCGATAATGTCGCTGCTGGATTCATGAACGGCGTGGATGTGCTGATACCCCATACTCAACAGATGAGTACCATTGACCCCGTTGCTGAAGTTTCATATACGCTAGGTCCCTAG
- a CDS encoding uncharacterized protein (EggNog:ENOG41~TransMembrane:1 (i43-67o)) gives MDKRQHLRRLLSSISDESGEEDSFLQHSISEKPNKKSDFRKPLIKSVCVLFILVVACGLSFLAGTWVPTRQPTIDGVCAKHTNRWSPLIRDVEIRYTSKEFNGSFMNEDIYRQVGSPEVDKAWEDLGVDYRASVISYEDGLASGLGASFVQRAKKYGGGFLVNVEGLHHLHCLNLVRKALYFNYDRYKELGEHAFLNEEYILRRHITHCLDTVRQALMCHIDTGVLGQVWIDPEEPTAFPDFRTKHTCKNYEDIREWAKLLQAPPLDQIPKDYLAPPNPDDVIVSTP, from the exons ATGGACAAGAGACAACATCTACGTCGACTACTTTCCAGTATCTCGGACGAGTCTGGCGAGGAGGACAGCTTCCTTCAACATTCTATCAGCGAGAAGCCAAATAAGAAATCCGATTTTCGCAAGCCTCTTATAAAATCTGTTTGCGTGTTGTTTATATTGGTGGTGGCTTGTGGGCTCTCTTTTTTGGCCGGAACGTGGGTGCCCACGCGACAACCAACTATTGATGGTGTATGTGCAAAACATACAAACCGATGGT CACCTCTAATTCGTGATGTGGAGATTCGATACACATCCAAAGAGTTCAATGGATCTTTCATGAATGAAGATATATACCGACAAGTGGGGTCGCCAGAAGTCGACAAGGCTTGGGAAGATCTCGGGGTTGATT ATCGAGCTAGTGTTATCTCATACGAGGATGGTCTCGCTAGCGGGCTGGGCGCATCTTTTGTCCAACGCGCGAAAAAATATGGCGGAGGTTTTCTCGTTAACGTGGAAGGATTACACCACTTGCACTGCTTG AATCTAGTCCGCAAAGCGCTCTATTTCAACTACGATCGATATAAAGAGTTGGGAGAGCATGCCTTCTTGAACGAAGAGTATATCTTACGTCGGCATATTA CACATTGCCTTGACACTGTTCGTCAAGCTTTGATGTGCCATATAGATACAGGTGTTTTGGGGCAGGTGTGGATCGACCCAGAAGAACCAACGGCATTTCCGGATTTCCGCACAAAACATACCTGCAAGAATTATGAAGATATACGTGAATGGGCAAAGCTTCTTCAG GCGCCACCTCTTGATCAAATACCCAAAGATTACCTAGCCCCGCCAAATCCTGACGATGTGATAGTTTCTACGCCATAA
- a CDS encoding uncharacterized protein (SECRETED:SignalP(1-17)), whose product MKLFWVTLIAAVSSTLASPVAEAAPNAAPEADPGYGDYGGYGAYPPPKGGYGDYKNYPAPKGGYGNYGKYP is encoded by the coding sequence ATGAAATTATTTTGGGTCACTCTGATTGCTGCAGTCTCCTCGACTCTGGCTAGTCCGGTCGCCGAAGCCGCTCCCAACGCTGCACCAGAAGCTGACCCAGGATATGGCGATTACGGTGGCTATGGTGCATATCCGCCTCCAAAAGGAGGTTATGgagactataaaaattacCCAGCGCCAAAGGGAGGATATGGAAATTATGGAAAATATCCATGA
- a CDS encoding uncharacterized protein (antiSMASH:Cluster_1.10~EggNog:ENOG41~TransMembrane:12 (i60-82o88-107i128-147o167-185i277-296o302-320i359-382o436-456i463-484o554-575i619-639o659-683i)), translating into MGVPTEKPEYLGDEGGVQEKRVSVEVVLKPEDEDSEDEAITDLFTSFPTPKGVEPEPNPLTVRAVLTGIVLGSLVNASNVYLGLKTGFTFPATMFGAIFGYGFIILLTKVLPGVPGIGTRFGPQENSIIQASATGAGGMAGLFVAGLPAMYRLSLLSDNPKDDFGRILTITLVCAFFGLFAAVPLRKFFIINVARELNLIFPTPTATAICIRSMHAVSGGATDAIRKVKALGFTFLGAFTHIVVSQYADGILHNWHIFTWFYIWSGYKNGALNIENWGWYIQLTPAFFGSGILVGLNAAVSWWLGTVVAWGLIGPLLVHYGECVGKPIGEGKWEGLVNFNSMSGIGTPGWVPSPRYWMLWPGVMVLIVYSLVEFLIHIRVIYDGVKYALRSFAGSINDALQSRGKNNAFLQKQAAKANQESTLLEDFAPPEDQVPIWVWLTGTITFVVVACIVCELQFHMNAGLAILACILGLVFAFLSIYGGAVTDTAPLTASSKASQLVFGGITKGHYAIQDAQRINLIAGNIASGTADVATNLVSDFRVGFLLRTPPKLQFYAQAAGALVSIFLAPGIFVLFMSAYPCIRDQTIEHCPFSAPSVVAWQAVAQAVTLPKLPIPLSSGIFAIVCGVVCAIQALVKNFYLVGPREKYRSYLPNWMSIGVAWVLGIDSGYANAILFGSITSWWWRKYFPKGFETYAFSVAAGLVAGEGLGGVVNAALTLGGVDGTKKGSLIALPGEDW; encoded by the exons ATGGGTGTGCCTACTGAGAAACCCGAGTATTTGGGCGACGAAGGTGGCGTCCAGGAGAAGCGAGTGTCCGTGGAGGTTGTTCTCAAGCCTGAGGATGAAGActcagaagatgaagctatCACAGACCTGTTTACAAGCTTTCCTACCCCAAAGGGAGTCGAACCTGAACCTAACCCATTGACTGTTCGAGCGGTACTCACTGGAATCGTTTTGGGCTCCCTAGTCAATGCTTCTAATGTATATTTAG GTCTCAAGACCGGATTCACATTTCCTGCTACCATGTTTGGTGCTATTTTTGGCTATG GTTTCATCATTCTCCTAACCAAAGTCCTCCCTGGCGTCCCTGGTATCGGAACTCGCTTCGGCCCTCAAGAGAACTCAATTATCCAAGCCTCTGCAACAGGCGCTGGTGGCATGGCCGGCCTTTTTGTTGCTGGTTTGCCGGCAATGTACCGCCTCAGCCTGTTGTCTGATAACCCCAAAGACGACTTCGGCCGTATCCTCACCATTACCCTTGTGTGTGCTTTCTTCGGCCTCTTTGCCGCCGTGCCTCTTCGAAagttctttattataaacgtTGCGAGGGAATTAAACTTGATATTCCCTACACCCACGGCGACTGCCATTTGCA TTCGATCCATGCATGCCGTTAGTGGTGGCGCTACCGATGCTATCCGTAAAGTCAAGGCACTGGGATTTACCTTTTTAGGTGCCTTTACTCATATTGTGGTATCTCAATATGCTGATGGCATATTACACAATTGGCATATATTCACTTGGTTTTATATCTGGAGCGGCTACAAGAATGGGGCGCTCAATATCGAAAACTGGGGTTGGTACATTCAGCTAACACCCGCTTTCTTTGGCTCCGGTATTCTCGTTGGTCTCAATGCTGCCGTTTCATGGTGGCTAGGTACAGTTGTCGCCTGGGGTCTGATTGGACCTCTGCTTGTTCATTACGGTGAATGCGTGGGCAAGCCCATTGGAGAAGGAAAGTGGGAAGGCCTGGTAAACTTCAACAGTATGAGCGGGATCGGTACCCCCGGTTGGGTTCCTTCGCCTCGATATTGGATGTTATGGCCCGGTGTCATGGTACTTATCGTGTACAGCTTGGTTGAATTTCTCATCCACATTCGTGTCATTTATGATGGCGTCAAATATGCTCTCCGCAGCTTTGCTGGTTCGATCAATGACGCGTTGCAGTCTCGAGGCAAGAACAATGCTTTCCTGCAGAAGCAGGCGGCAAAGGCAAATCAAGAATCAACCCTTTTGGAAGATTTTGCGCCTCCAGAGGACCAAGTGCCCATCTGGGTCTGGTTGACCGGCACGATCACTTTTGTGGTTGTTGCATGCATTGTTTGCGAACTGCAGTTTCATATGAATGCAGGCTTAGCTATCCTCGCCTGCATTTTGGGTCTTGTATTTGCATTTCTCAGTATTTATGGAGGTGCCGTTACCGATACCGCACCTCTTACTGCCTCTTCCAAGGCGTCTCAGCTTGTTTTTGGCGGTATTACAAAGGGACATTACGCAATTCAGGACGCTCAGCGAATCAATCTCATTGCGGGCAATATTGCTTCGGGCACTGCCGATGTCGCTACTAACTTGGTAAGCGATTTTCGAGTCGGATTTCTCCTTCGAACTCCCCCCAAACTTCAGTTTTACGCACAAGCTGCGGGCGCCTTGGTCTCCATCTTTCTCGCTCCTGGTATATTTGTCCTTTTTATGTCTGCATATCCCTGCATCCGCGATCAAACAATTGAGCATTGTCCCTTTTCGGCCCCATCAGTTGTTGCCTGGCAGGCAGTCGCCCAGGCTGTAACTCTTCCAAAGCTTCCAATTCCATTGTCTTCAGGAATCTTTGCCATCGTTTGCGGTGTTGTCTGCGCCATCCAAGCGCTTGTCAAAAACTTCTATCTAGTCGGTCCCAGAGAAAAGTACCGCAGCTACCTACCGAACTGGATGTCAATCGGCGTCGCATGGGTCTTGGGAATTGATAGTGGATATGCTAA TGCCATTTTGTTTGGCAGTATCACctcgtggtggtggcggaAATATTTCCCAAAAGGCTTCGAGACTTACGCATTCTCAGTTGCTGCTGGCCTTGTTGCGGGAGAGGGTTTGGGAGGTGTCGTTAATGCTGCTTTGACATTGGGAGGAGTTGATGGTACAAAGAAGGGTAGTTTGATTGCCTTGCCAGGGGAGGACTGGTAA